From Procambarus clarkii isolate CNS0578487 chromosome 14, FALCON_Pclarkii_2.0, whole genome shotgun sequence:
AAGATATTTTGAGCCTATTATTTTGAAGGTTTTTAAAGATTTTAACAGCCTGAATTTTGTATTTTGTCTTGTATTACATGGCTTCATTTTACTCCCGTCAGTCTATCGTGTAGACCGCTAATTTTTCAATAAAtgtttatactgtactgtactgtatatataaatatgaaagTACTGTACAACATCTTTgagttttaatttattttcagATTATTCTCTCCGTGAACCCTTGATTCCAGCTGTTTTGTTTACCTTCCAGTGATTACTCCCAGTGTCAGATCACCACAACTAAAACATTGTCAACGTTAATTCTTATGCGCTTTCATACACACAAGCCTGTCCTCAAACCAGATAACATGTGATTATTATATATTCAGACTAATACTGCTTATTTTATGTTCCGAATAAATTCTAGCCAATATGTGGTTATGTACTCGTACTGTAAGTATGGAGACCATGCAAGAAAGTCTTTTGAAATAAGCAAAGGACCAGTATTACTGCATAATCTTTGGAAATAGTCATAAGGGTATATTTCATGTAATAATGTTTTTGCTTGTGTACATGCCAAAAGTTTCAAATATTACTTAGTTATTTTGGTGTTAAGCTTCAAGGTTCCTAGTCACTGGCCCACTTGCTTCATTGTTTATTGACCAATCAGCAAAAGGAAAGTTTTAACTCCATTAATTCATTCACATAAGTCTTTAAATAAAGTTAATTGTATTTTGGTTGATATCCAGAGGTGTTTGTGCTTGTGATGGGAGCAGAGAGTTGTGGCTGCATTGGTACTGTACAAAGGCTCGCATTGTATTCGCAAGTATTCTCGCATTGTGTAAGAAATGTGCCTTATCAAAATTACATGCAAAGCAAACAATTGCTGCTGTCATCACACACAATAATACTCAGTGTCACAGGTAAAGCAGGCAGGTGTTATGATATGTGACATATAATTGGATTTTCCCAATATGCGGGGTTTTGCAGTGGGGTGTTCCCACTACACAGGGTTGTACAATTTTGTTGCCCTCGATTATGTAACCTGTAAATATCTGTATTTTAGATGAGCCATTTATGCTTTATAAAGATAAGCTTAACCTTTTTCTTGTGTTCCTGAATGATATGTATATTTGCTATGGGAAGCAGCATCTGGTTTCATCAAATATCAGTCCTTATTGTGCGAGAAGATGCATACCTTAACGGCAGTCATTTGCTGCGAGACCAGGATGTGAGTGTTATCGCCCGTGCTTCAATATTTGTCATTTAATCCCCCCTTTTTTTGTTGTTTTTCTTGTGTTATGCCATGTGGCTTATGAAGCCATACAACAACACAGCCAACTTTTAGACAAACATGCTTATTGTAAAGGATTTAAATTGGAAAATAAGATATTACTATTGTCCCATCTGTGGTTGGTAGTTTTGTACTATTGACTTGGAAGGGATGGCTTGCCACGGTTCAGAGAAGTAATACACATCTATTGAATACCCAGTGGTTTAATTAGAGTAAAAAATtgtatcagtttcaatatatgtATTTGATATAATAAAAAATGTTATTTCCAAtcctttttttttattgcatttatattTTCTGTTCATAAATAATTTTCCTATTGGGTACTGCAAGGTTGGGGAGTAGGGGCTGCCTCATGAGTTAATTTGCCAAGTCATAAAAGCAGCAAAATAAATGAAACAAAagttataaataaaaatattttaatatttatttagtcATTTGTACTTTTTCGTTAGTTATCTGCAAAATTCACACTGTTTCGGTAATTTTGTCGTACTGAAGAATGACAAAATTACAGTTCAGAAAGTCGACAGCTTTACTCATTTTGTATACTTGTGGTATAAACTATCTTTTAATATAATTGAAAATAGTTTTTTCCTCATCATGTAATTGACTCAAGCTTTTTAACATATGATAACCAAGATaattttttttgtggggggggagggagggcggaTTTTGCAAAATTACACGTTTTGTTGTGTTTAATGTATTGTAAAACATCACTTATTTTCTTACAACAATGTGTCTATACATAGTATAAAATTGTTTTAATTAATTTTTGTTATGTATTAGGCCTATTATTTTATTAGGTAATAACCAATTTCAAATCTGTAATTATTAGGATTTATAAACAACATTTTATTTTAGGAAcacacttttttttattttaggaatttttattttttattaaaagatattaaatttccttaatttctaTATGGAAAATATAGTACAAGAACCGGATCCACCACCAGATGAGCCAAAATACATCTCGTGTGCTACAGCTGATAACTTTTTTAAACATTCATGTTGAGCAATCATAATTTCAGTACATTTAGACAATTATAATGCCAGTAGATTTAAGATATGGATAATTGTCCTGATTGAAACGCCTTACTATAAGATTAAATTCAACACATGAGTGTAGCAATGTGTAAATAGGGCCAGTGGACAGGCATTAACTGTAAATCATTTACATGTCTGCTTATAACACTTGATATAACAAATCAAGGACTGTCATCCAACCAATTTGTTTAGAATTCTGTGTGCTTGAACTGTTTTAACAACTCGACTAAACAGACTTGAGACATTTCTTTCATTAGTCTCATCTACATCAATTAAAATCTTTCCTGTACAGTTCTAACTGCCATACTTTACTGAAGTATAATGCTAACAAATCTTGAACTTGTCTACCTCGTTATATAATCGTTGATAACATTAAGGCAGTTTCGATGAGGGAGTTCTATGCAATTCGAAAAATTCTCCAAACTGCAGTTTATGTACGTTAATGGGTATCTTACAGAGAATCATAATTTTGATGTTGATTTATTAATGATATACTGTAATTGGTAATTTTATTTATTGAATTACTTGGCTCTTTGAAAAGTGCTTGTTCTGTTAAATATCACTTTGCAACAATAATTTGTATCagaatttttctttatttttcttgtgGGCTGGCTCCAGTTTTATGTTTACTCAATTAATGAAAAATTCTTGTTTTATGAACATTTTCATACGACAAAATTACTGAACATATAATTAAGGTCTTTCATGTTTCTGTTGGCTGGGATTAAGactgtttattttgcacaccactTTCTTTGGAGAAAAGTAAATGCCAATACTGTATAATCTTAGCCAACAGAAACGCTAAGATTATATATCACAACTCGCCATCCAATTTGCCATCGAATATGAAGTGAAAAATTGTCTTGTACCTTTTGTTCAGTCCCCGTGGCTCAGTGGCAAAACACTTGCTCGGCACGtgacgagcgctttgtcctgagttcgtatcctggccggggaggattgaccaggTGCCAGACTGtagcctctattcacccagcagtgaatgggtacctggtggtTAAACGATGTAGCGGGTCATAttctggggaaaattaggattaaggactttcccaaaatgctatgcgtgctagtagctttacaggaatgtaagaactcttgtatacagagtatatatatataaaaataacttcTTTATATATAGAAAGTAAATTCAATAGAAGCAGATGAGATTTCCTATTCATCACAACTTTAAATTTATTCTCATAGATTCAGATTGAGAAATGTGCACTAATATATTTCAAACTTTTCCTCATTAGCTAAGAAGTGTAAAAGTGATACAAGAGAACACACTGTTGCCCAGTTGTCTCAGTAAatgtaaatacagtatatatatgtacatagcaACACATTACAACAAAGTGGGTGCTACCGACTTGACTTGCATCCATCGCTTGCCTGCCTCAGAGACCCCATTCTCTACCCTTAGGTACTTCTACCCCAAAACATGCAGTGATCTCGGCATGCTTTCACATCCTCAAGTAaacaattatcaaaagagggcaccaagctgggaagtctATGTAGCACTAGCACGTCTTCAAATATCAATCGCCTTAGAACCGAGTAAGAATTATACGTCATGAATGAAGTtgaaattaaagtaaaataaaattAGTACTGCACTGTATGTGCTGGTGTGAATTTCAGTCACTGCAGATCTCACTCTGATAGTGGTGTGGGATTCAAACGGCTAACATCATGATGACATTATCCACATTCTAATGTTAAATTTTGGTAATGTTTTCAACACTCGCATATAATTTCCTTGGCACCAGAGCTGCAACAATTAATGTACcagaaaaaattatttcttaAAGCCATTTGTTTTATCTGCATGAATGTTTGTTTTgcgtttatttttatttataagtaATGTTATTCCTTTATACCATCACTGATAATCTCTAGATCCAGGAGTAAAGAACACCTtggcattttattttattttgacgGGTAGAATGATTTCCATTCAAAACAAATGAGATGTAGAAATGGCAGGCAAATTCACGTTTCTTCAAGTACAGTATGGGTATTTCCCTCAGACATTGAACTTTCAAATTAAGCCTTCACTGCGGGTGTAGAAATATAGCAACAATAACAGGTCCATGCCTTCACCTACAACTGCAGTGTTTCCTGTTACAGCACAGATGATTGCTGCTATGAGGAGATATACGATAGAAAGAATCGTTTAGCAACCATTACTGCTCAACCTTGTGCTAAGCAATTTGATGAAGTATAGTATTGTTTGCTAGGAAGCAGTCCTTTTTTAGTAGTAGTGGCTCTGTGACCTGTGAATATTAGCAGCCCAAATTTATAATCATTGAAAACAATTCCTTGATATACTTCTTCAAACCTGAACATACATTTTGCATATTGTTTAAATGTTTCTTTCAATTACCATGGCGAGCTGAGGCAACACACCATCTAGGATAATTTGTCTTTACGGTTTTTCACCATTGTTCTTTTACTATTAAAGTTGGGCATTGACTCTGAAGCATATAAGAAATAAGATAGGGGCTTAGTTCACATGATAGTCAGCATTGTGTTTGTATAATGCACCTACACACCTGGATATTGACGGTTTGAAGTTAAATGTTGAGAttgtaatttatatttctttgcaCTTAACAGAGGACAGATTTAATCTATAGATCAGGTGTCATATGCCACAAAAAGATTGCACAGTATAAGAAACCTGCAGGGTGGAGGTTTTGGAGATTGATCCCAGTTATGATGATATGACAGTCCAGAAAATATTACTTGAGAAAATACTCAAAAGAAGAATGAATATTGAACTGGGCTTAAGCTCAGCTTAAGCTTTTACAAACGAAAAAGATTATAAAGAAGATAATCTTCAAGCATACAATATTTTTGTAGATTTTGTTGATTTAGATACAGGTGCAGTAATGAGCAGCATGACTGAAGGGTTTGATACTTAGATCATAGTATGAAGTGAGAGGCTGATTACACAATGTAACACATTTTTTTGTTCTGGGTAGTGGTGTTATTTTCTGATTGCTTATGCTAACAAAGTATAAAAATGGCTATTTCCCCACTCAAACTTTGCTTTGACCTTTGCCTAAGATAACTTAGGAGGGAAGCCATCTTGAAGGTACTTAGAGGCTGCCAATTCCTTACTTAGTGCTGTGACACATTTCTTAAgtacctggttgaccagaccatcaaccaggaagcctggtcggggACCTGGCCGTGGTGACCTtgaacaaggtaaccacaaggtaaggaAACCACTTCTCTAAGCTGTCGTGGGCAAAGGTCAGAGGAAGGTCTGAGGGGAATAATAGCCTCTTTCTATATTTTAGAGACAAGTACTGTAATCAGAAAATAACACTTACTACCCAGgaacaacaagaaataaacatttattacacAGCGTTAAGGTACTATGCTAAAGGACAATGCACTAGAATGTGATGTATGTGACCCAGGTTATGGTATGTTGACTAAAAAGATTGCtaaaagtatttctgggaatttatACTAGAAGGAGGAAGGTGCTGTGATGACAGAAATACACAGTATAAGATATTTATCCTTAACACTAACAAACGCACACTACTAATCTCGATACCCCTTGGCATAGTACCCTGGGTACTTAGCCTTGGGGGTTGCCCGACAATTTAGTCTTTGAGGTAAGAAAACCATGGAAACGACCCCATTAGAGTTCCTAACAGTCTGGACTTGGATGCAGGGCTCAGCAGTGTCTCAGCATCTAACAATTAAAACCAAGTTTACCAAGCTCATTCCAAGTGTACCATGCAGTAAAATAGGGAAACCATTCCTTCACTGTCCATTCCAAGTTCATATCTTTTCCTCATATATCTTTTAAGTGCTATATCGTCACACAGGCTTAGCAATACAGTATTTTATCggaaatagtaaataaattattaatacTATCCATAGGTCATTCAAGCTTTGTTACAAAGGAATGTAATACTATCCTAGGCTACATGAGGGATTACAGAGCATAGATGAAGAGGTTTCcctaatattgctaaattagcaaTATCCGTATGTGAATGCAATCGTTACCATATCTCTGGGTATATTAAGTCATTTACTCTAGTCATTAATAATTTGGCATTCACTAATAAAGTGCCGAGAGTGAGTCCCAGGTCTTTTTTTTTCATAGTTTACAATTGCATGGGTGAGGAGGTAACTAACTTTCAGCGcgaattattaatttgtatgtatAAATTTGTCTTTAATTACGCTATATTTATTAAAATATGCTCAAATCTGTAATTTCTACTGTTAAGGCTTAATAAATGCAATCATTGTGTTGATGACGTTATCATCCCTTTGTCAATAGTACCTCCACAAGTTAAAAATGTGGAATTAGGACAACTTGTTTCCTAAGACTTTAAAATCAGAGTCAACTTATACCAACTTGTAAAGTATAATACAAATAATACTTGAAGTACATATCACCTCTATGGGGCATCATCATATTGTTTGTATAACTGAACAAATTATCAAATGAAACAACATTTAATTGGATTTAAAGTCGGTCGACTAACTGAACACTGATAAAATACCCCGAGTTGTTTCGTTTAAAAGCAACTTTTGGGGACGAAACAGGAAAAAAAGAACAATGGGGGGGGGGCCGGGTACTTATTCCTGCAACAATAACCCTCTTTAAAATAATTAACATCTAATTTTACAATTATCCTTGCATCGTAGCAAAAGTAATTAACTTGCTATATGAACACTACGAAGACGAATTATGGCTCTCCGCGAAGACTGGACAAGGAAGTTACATAATGGTTTAGCGCGTGAGTGTGAGAATGTGGAGAgtggcaacaccagcagcagcgatCGAGGAGCTTCAAGACCTGCGGCTTGTCAGTCTCTCTACCCAGACGCTCCCGTGTTGGTTATTTCCTCCCCTGGTGCTCCTCGCTCCATTGTCATTCCTCGTCCAAGTGTCATATCGGGGTGCCATTCCTCTTCCAAGTGGCATTCCTTGTCCGGGTGTCATATCTCGTCCAAGTGCCGGTCCTCGTCTGAGTGCATTCCTCATCCAGTGTCATTCCTTGTTTGTGCATCTTAGGATTCTCTTTTAAGATGGGGATGATTTTATTTACCAAGTGAAATATAATTGTAACATAATATGTTAATGCGGACTTTAGGCATACTGTACCACTGGTAGTATTTGAAAAGAAAAATTATAATTTCCtctttttattaatataaaaaatgTTAAGTAAGCGTTTTAAGATTCTACTGGCACTTATAACGTTCACTGCAATAGTGTATGTCCATTTAAACGCCAATGAACTTCTTTCTGATTACAAGATGACGGTTGCAACCAGATTACAGCAATTCTTGAACGGCACTCACTCCCcacataaaaataacagtgttgaaAGTCTCTTCTTGACCTGGGAGGACGAGGACTCTGGCAAGTCCTTGGAGATCACGACACATCCCACGGAACCCATTGTAAAGGAGCAGACAGCACCTCCCACAGCGCCCACCACATATCCCAAGGAGCCCACAACACATCCTCAGGAGTCCACAACACATCCTCAAGAGTCCACAACACATCCCAAGACACCAACAGCACATTCTAAGAAACCCACAACATATCCCAAGGAGACCACAATACATCCCAAGAAGCCCACAACACATCCCAAGGAGACCACAACCCAACCCAAAATGCCACCGACACATCCCAAGGAACCCACCATACATACCATAGGACCCACCGACCACTCCACGAACACCACAGTGCTCCGCTACACAAAGGTACAATTAAGTGATGCAGCAAATTCCGATCCAGACCCGTCTTGGAGCCCCGCTACCCAAGAAACAGCTGAGAACTTTGAAACCCCTGGAGGCCCTGGACAGGTGGATTTCCCCAGCATCAGTAACTGTACCTACAGCAAAAGGAAGCGGAAAggtcacacccacacaaccaaaGATGTGTACCCCTGCAGGAAGTGGTTCGCCCCAGACCCCAACGACCCCTTCTGGCCTGTGGTTCTAAGTCCTTCCTACGGCAAGAGTCTCACAAGCCTAGCGCGCCGCCAAGAGGATCCTCAGGTGTGGTAATGGTTTCAGTACAATTTAGTAGTAGTAATGACAAGTAAAGTCGAGAGCATTTAACTGGATTTTTTGAAGCGTTGAacttcagctcttgggcccccCAGCCTTTTATTTGTCTTATTTGATGTCATGACTTCAGATCTTCTATAATTGCCTCCTGTTATATATACTTTGAAAAATTATCAGTGTAGTGAACCTCTATTATATCTCCTTCAATTTCATTTCCCTTGTTCATTATTTCGGCGCTAAATCAATGTTTCCTGTTAATTTTGAATGGCTCTTCTGGTAGTACAGTGATCTTAGTACAGGAGTACTAAGAAtcggggatcccgggttcgaaACAATAAATGGTTCCAGATGTATATactcctgatgcctctgttcatctaagaGGTACCCGAGAGTTAGCCTGCATCTTACTGCATCTCATCCtatcttgaattctttgtaaccACCGCTTTCATTACTCCGATCACTTTCCTTACCTTACTCTTCTCCCAACTTCGCTTGTAtttattaataacattaaactattGTTCTATTGCCAGTAATAAATAGGCTACCGTCGCCTCTCAATCTTCAACAACGTAAGTAGGCTAGTGGTAGTATGTAGATGATTTCAGTTAAAACCCCTTAAACAGATATAAAGACAAATATAATCCGAGATAGACAGCAATGAACCTACGCAAATATTCGACATTTTGCATAGAGAGCCTATTAATGAGCCACTAGCTGCATTGTGCAGAGACGGCCTGTTGCTGAGCTACCAGCTGCATTGTGCAGAGATGGCTTGTTACTGAGCTACCAGCTGAATTGTGCAGAGATGGCCTGTTACTGAGCTACAATGTGTAGGTCAACTCACTGTTGTATGTGCCTTGAATAAGCTATTAGTTTGATCCGGATATTCCTCATACATTGCAGACCTTATTTGAGAACGATTACGCTAGCTGTGTAACCCGACgtaattataaatgtacaaataTGTATGAATGGAGTCTGCTTAGGGCAGTATTAGTGTTCAGAGTAAAATAAGGTGGAGCGTTCAGTTTGGAAGCGTGGCCATCATTAATGCTGTACAAGGTCTCTCCTTGTGTGTGATCGTCATCACAATACGGTCACCTTACTTTCACCACCTAAAAGTGTATAGCACCAATTTAAAATGTAAACCTAAATTTGAACCTAATTGGGTCTGTGTTTAGCTTATTACTCATTTAATTATGTTCAGATTTATTGATAAATTCGCTATATTAGCGGTTATTTGCTTAAGCTTTTGTATAGTTCAATCTTGGAAAATTAGTCTGGATTGTCTACGAAAGAATCCTTAAAATACACGTGGCAAGTTATTTAGGAGCTATATATAAGTAATATATAAGACAGCTGGAGCAACACAGTGTTTTCTGGAGGCAGATTAACAGTTACATGTCACATTTGGGAGTTCAGTTTCAAAGGCAATTAGTGCTTCTGTAacctttgattgacagttgagaggcggtaccaaagagctagagctcaacccccgcaagcacaactacgtgagtacagctaggtgagtacacacacacacatcccccggaagcagctgtctaactcccaggtttaCTGCTATTTACcatgacagctggctaactcccaggtacctatttactgctaggtaacagaagcatcaaggtgaaagaaactctgcccattgtttctcgccgacgccgggaatcgaacccgggcccacaGGATGACGTGTCCAGTGTACTGTCCagtcagcgtgtgtgtgtgtgtgtgtgtgtgtgtgtttgtgttttgtacccAGTAAACCGGTTCCTGTTGACGGCTGGCGTCCCGTTAGGTCGCACCCTGGTGTTGCCAATCTTCATTAACACTCATTCTTTTCAGTCCATTCCAGCACATTATAGGTGCTAGAAACTCGCAAATTTCTAGAAAATAAATGTTGTTGGAATTCACGCTTACCTTTCGATAAACAAAGAATATGAAAAAAAGTCATTAAGATTCCGTATCATTCTTTTGCGAATAAAAAGTTTCCTATTTTGGATGTTTAATAAAGTGGGTGTTGGGTAGGATCGATGAATATTGTCAGCTGTTTAAGATTATAATACTATATAATAACTTATATAATTACGGAAGCATATATTATGTGCGTTTTGTATGGGAAAATGGCATGCACATCATTATTTTATTGCCTTTTGTCGGGGTCAGGAAGCCTGATAGGGTAATCGAGGTGCCCCCTGTAGCACCGTCTGACgttccccaggatgcaatccaCAACAGAATCCACAATCCAGGATGCATTGATTGAttgaagaagattaagccacccaaaaggtgacacgggcatgaatagcccgtaagtggtggcccttttgagccattaccagtatcaagagctgatactggtgatctgtggaggtgcgactgcaacctgcgtgacgggagatgtctcccgttgcAGGATGCATACCCATCTCCCAAGTATCTATGGTTGTTGTTGATTGAgggcgacgacgatcgagggATCGATGGGCCCATCCcaagtacctgtttactgctaaatATCGGTATAAAGATCACAAAGAAGTTCTTTGCGCGTACTTGTCCACCCATCAGCAGTAGAGGACCCGAAAGTAAATAGTTGTAGAGTCATATCCATAATATCAAATAATAGGATTAGGTATCCTATTATTAGGAtaaatgtaggttcgaatccattGACTGAAGCAGGAAACATATCTCAACCAGTCGCAGTCCGTGTGTTAATGCTAAAAGTGTGTATGCGTGTGAAGTGGTACAATGTGCTCACTACCAGTACATGTCATTTCAGGTTAAATTGGTAGGGAAGACGGCATAAATtatctttatattgtatattatttaataaagacaaAAAATAAGCATTTGTGAAAGTTTTCCTCATTGGATTATGACTTGTTCCCATGATCTAATTTATTCAAAATCATCGTTTTGAATTTCGTATATAATTAGTATAATCAATTTTTTGGGTATTACGTAAAAACTGCAGCTTTTTTTATTAGTACGTGTGATATTTAACTTTGACCAATGTATATTCACTATTGTACTAAGTAGGAATTATAATGATTACCTTGGTTCAAAACcgaaattttatattttttttaggttAGCTGTCGGTTCGAATCCATGTAAGATTCAATCATTAACATTATCAGCCTGGATATAtattgcagcccatcctcctgcttTGGTAGTATTTATAGTAATGACGAGGACCATATTATATTCTCCGACGTGGCAAGTCGAAGAAATCACTACACCGCATTGTGGTAGGCAGCGTCTCACCAGCTTGACTCAGCCTGCGAGAACGGCCCATCAAATAGAATGACTTTCGAGTCgttaaagaacaaatccacaagggccgtgtcgaggatttgaacctacgtctgagagcatcccagacgctgccttaatcgactgagctacgacaaggtTAAAAAtgagttgaaactgaagttctactgaacttactggatcctgcagcctctctgagagacaaaccagggtttaCACATTTGTTCAttaatgcatcacgttattgggaTTTCTGTGTATATTGAGAGTCGTTATTttactgttcacccagcagtaattgaggATCTGGTTGTAAAGTAAATAGCGGATTGTGTTCTGAAAAAAAACAAGTAGGGTAAGGCTTCAAATGGTTGTGTGGGAATTAGCCTTTTCTAGCCAATAACCATAAAACCTCTGCTCGTGTACCTCTAGTATGTTTAGCTTTTGTACATATACCGTACCGGACAAGTGTGTTCCTGTAACAATGAAATCCTCTACTTACCAGATTGAGCAGTTGATAAATGAGCAACTAGTGGAGCAAACGAAGCGCGTTAACCTACTGGCCC
This genomic window contains:
- the LOC123771849 gene encoding carbohydrate sulfotransferase 10; its protein translation is MLSKRFKILLALITFTAIVYVHLNANELLSDYKMTVATRLQQFLNGTHSPHKNNSVESLFLTWEDEDSGKSLEITTHPTEPIVKEQTAPPTAPTTYPKEPTTHPQESTTHPQESTTHPKTPTAHSKKPTTYPKETTIHPKKPTTHPKETTTQPKMPPTHPKEPTIHTIGPTDHSTNTTVLRYTKVQLSDAANSDPDPSWSPATQETAENFETPGGPGQVDFPSISNCTYSKRKRKGHTHTTKDVYPCRKWFAPDPNDPFWPVVLSPSYGKSLTSLARRQEDPQIEQLINEQLVEQTKRVNLLAQTCSKHPELSVRQYLRFVWDTSRTPPVIYCPIYKVASTTWMVYFLRLRHINDHVPELDHYDPHTREQRKYLPRYGGGHRRVFKEYIEPKESQEKKHVFQDAIRFIVVRHPFARLLSAFRDKIEREEPRPFTPYFKDLQQAIISKYRPRDSNITLATPTFSEFVYYIIDTTKNFKTAKDWDTNVVCWTPYWVQCGVCASDYQVIVKLETMATDEQFLAHIANLKEIQNVYEWRNLRNSPAESSATRSKYYRSLTKRQIWLLYQRYKLDFDLFGYSVDEYLDR